A window of Sphingobium herbicidovorans contains these coding sequences:
- a CDS encoding class I SAM-dependent RNA methyltransferase, whose amino-acid sequence MTHGDTDFVVRIAAKGDGVTADGRHVPLAAPGDRLTANGDLLFGPHHVEPPCIHFPACGGCELQHVDEESLSTFFTSRVTGPLAGQGVTAGTVLAAHISPPRTRRRASLRAAREGRRVIIGFAEAGSHKLIDLAMCEILDPRIFALLAPLRAMLPLILPDKRAAHVRMSVTDQGIDLLLEGVRVDGLAADEALRDFAAAGKLARLTIDEGDGQQLRWEPEPVTASFGGIAVGFPPFAFLQATPDGEAALVEFVRQALPLQGPVADLFCGLGTFALAIGEGRPVYAAEAARDLALSLKLAANRAQRRMAVDHRDLFRRPLTPEELNRFAAVVIDPPRAGAREQVMQLAASPVPVIAYVSCNPASFARDAAHLVAGGYMLESVKPVGQFRWSTHVELAAIFRRP is encoded by the coding sequence GTGACTCATGGCGACACTGATTTCGTCGTACGCATTGCCGCGAAGGGCGATGGCGTGACCGCCGATGGCCGGCATGTTCCGCTTGCCGCGCCGGGGGATCGGCTGACGGCGAACGGCGACCTTCTATTTGGCCCCCATCATGTCGAGCCGCCCTGCATTCACTTCCCGGCTTGTGGTGGTTGCGAACTTCAGCATGTTGACGAGGAGAGCTTGTCAACGTTCTTCACCTCGCGTGTTACCGGCCCTCTTGCGGGGCAGGGCGTAACGGCAGGGACAGTATTGGCAGCTCACATCTCACCGCCGCGAACCAGAAGGCGGGCGTCGCTGAGGGCCGCGCGAGAGGGGCGGCGTGTCATCATCGGATTCGCGGAGGCGGGCAGCCACAAGCTGATCGACCTGGCTATGTGTGAGATACTGGATCCACGCATTTTCGCCTTGCTGGCGCCGCTCCGCGCGATGCTGCCGCTGATCCTGCCGGACAAGCGTGCGGCGCATGTACGCATGTCGGTGACCGACCAGGGGATCGACCTTCTGCTGGAAGGTGTCCGCGTGGACGGGCTGGCGGCGGACGAAGCCCTGCGGGATTTCGCGGCTGCCGGGAAGTTGGCGCGGCTGACGATCGATGAGGGTGACGGCCAGCAACTGCGCTGGGAGCCTGAACCTGTGACGGCCAGTTTTGGCGGCATTGCAGTCGGTTTTCCGCCCTTCGCCTTCCTTCAGGCGACGCCGGATGGCGAGGCAGCCCTGGTGGAGTTTGTCCGTCAGGCCCTGCCGTTACAGGGACCTGTGGCCGATCTCTTTTGTGGGCTTGGCACCTTTGCGCTGGCGATTGGGGAAGGGCGGCCTGTCTACGCGGCCGAAGCGGCTCGCGATCTGGCCCTGTCCCTCAAGCTGGCTGCGAACCGGGCGCAACGGCGAATGGCGGTGGATCATCGGGACCTGTTTCGCCGGCCACTGACGCCAGAAGAGCTGAACCGCTTTGCCGCGGTGGTGATCGACCCGCCCCGGGCGGGCGCCCGCGAACAGGTTATGCAGTTGGCGGCATCGCCGGTGCCCGTGATCGCCTATGTGTCTTGCAACCCGGCGAGCTTTGCGCGGGATGCGGCCCATCTGGTCGCTGGCGGCTATATGTTGGAAAGCGTGAAGCCGGTCGGGCAATTCCGCTGGTCAACGCATGTGGAACTGGCCGCCATATTCCGTCGTCCATAA
- a CDS encoding type III PLP-dependent enzyme: MHKHHSALGVATALTPAAPVTLIRPQAAARAARFFTEKFPGRSLYAVKANPSPDLLRTLWASGITHYDVASIAEVRLVAQTLPEAKLCFMHPVKAEEAIVEAYHVHGVRTFSLDTLDELAKIMRATNDAADLELCVRLRVSSEHSELSLASKFGVELGETRELLMATRQAADALGICFHVGSQAMSPQAYSDAIERVRAAIVDAAVTVDIIDVGGGFPSVYPGMEPPALEAYFDAIYRGFESLPISYSAELWCEPGRALSAEYSSIIVRVERRRGTELYINDGAYGALFDAAHIGWRFPVALLRDDESEAELTGFAFYGPTCDDMDHMVGPFMLPDDVVAGDYIEIGMLGAYGAAMRTGFNGFTSEAIIEVEDEPMASLYADPMPARRRATVIKLR; the protein is encoded by the coding sequence TTGCACAAGCACCATAGCGCGCTGGGGGTAGCGACCGCCCTCACACCGGCAGCACCGGTAACGCTGATCCGCCCGCAGGCTGCGGCCCGCGCCGCCCGATTCTTCACTGAGAAGTTTCCGGGGCGCTCGCTCTACGCTGTAAAGGCTAACCCGTCTCCGGATCTGCTCCGGACGCTTTGGGCAAGCGGAATCACGCATTATGACGTAGCTTCTATCGCTGAGGTACGCCTTGTTGCCCAAACGCTGCCGGAAGCGAAATTGTGCTTCATGCATCCGGTCAAGGCCGAGGAAGCGATTGTCGAGGCCTATCATGTGCATGGCGTGCGCACCTTCTCGCTCGATACCCTGGACGAGCTGGCGAAAATCATGCGCGCCACGAACGATGCGGCGGACCTTGAGCTGTGCGTTCGCCTGCGTGTCTCGTCCGAACATTCGGAACTCAGCCTGGCGTCCAAGTTCGGCGTCGAACTGGGCGAGACTCGCGAATTGCTGATGGCCACGCGTCAGGCGGCTGACGCGCTTGGCATATGCTTCCACGTCGGCAGCCAGGCCATGAGCCCGCAAGCCTATAGCGACGCCATCGAACGCGTTCGCGCAGCCATCGTCGATGCGGCCGTCACGGTCGATATCATTGATGTCGGCGGCGGCTTTCCGTCCGTCTATCCGGGCATGGAGCCACCCGCGCTGGAAGCCTATTTCGACGCCATCTATCGCGGTTTCGAAAGCCTGCCGATCAGCTATTCGGCGGAACTATGGTGTGAGCCCGGCCGCGCTCTGTCTGCGGAATACAGTTCCATCATCGTCCGGGTTGAGCGCCGTCGCGGCACTGAACTTTACATCAATGACGGCGCCTATGGCGCGCTGTTCGACGCTGCGCATATCGGCTGGCGCTTTCCAGTCGCCCTGCTGCGGGATGATGAAAGCGAAGCGGAACTGACCGGCTTCGCCTTCTACGGGCCGACATGCGATGACATGGACCATATGGTCGGTCCCTTCATGCTGCCCGACGATGTCGTCGCGGGCGACTATATCGAAATCGGCATGCTGGGTGCCTATGGCGCGGCGATGCGCACCGGCTTCAACGGCTTCACATCGGAAGCAATCATCGAAGTCGAGGACGAGCCAATGGCCAGCCTTTATGCCGATCCAATGCCCGCGCGCCGTCGCGCGACTGTCATCAAGCTGCGCTAA
- a CDS encoding carboxynorspermidine decarboxylase gives METKAGDPAAFAHFDLHRVPSPAFVVDEAAIRRNLSILRDIGDRAGIKVLGALKAFSMWSLGPVVAEYLDGVCASGIYEARLGREEYGGEVATYCAAYKPDDLAEILKISDHVIFNSPGQIARMQPVIDEARMNGVNFDIGLRINPLHAEGEVPKYDPSQPHSRLGFPIDQLRAEHLDGVDGLHVHNLCEQDFLPLQRTWAAIESRVMPHVGGLKWLNFGGGHHVTRADYQVDDLIAFLHRIKAQTGLELYIEPGEAMALDAGILVGEILDVIDNGMPVAITDISATCHMPDVIEAPYRPAMLHEEADGQPTRLGGPSCLAGDIIGDYRVPGGATPGRRIAFLDQAHYSMVKTNTFNGVPLPAIWLWNSKTDELKEIRRFSYEDFRSRLS, from the coding sequence ATGGAAACCAAAGCCGGCGATCCCGCCGCCTTCGCGCATTTCGACCTCCACCGCGTACCCTCGCCCGCCTTCGTGGTGGACGAGGCGGCAATCCGTCGCAACCTGTCGATCCTGCGCGACATAGGAGACCGCGCGGGCATCAAGGTGCTGGGCGCTCTCAAGGCCTTTTCCATGTGGTCGCTCGGCCCCGTCGTCGCGGAATATCTCGACGGCGTCTGCGCCTCAGGCATCTATGAAGCGCGCCTTGGCCGCGAAGAATATGGAGGCGAAGTCGCAACCTACTGCGCGGCGTACAAACCAGACGACCTGGCCGAAATCCTCAAAATTTCAGACCATGTCATCTTCAACAGCCCCGGCCAGATCGCGCGCATGCAGCCCGTCATTGACGAAGCGCGCATGAACGGTGTGAACTTCGACATCGGCCTGCGCATCAATCCCCTCCACGCGGAGGGTGAGGTGCCGAAATATGACCCCTCACAGCCGCACAGCCGCCTCGGTTTCCCCATCGATCAATTGCGTGCCGAGCATCTCGATGGCGTCGATGGTCTCCATGTCCATAATCTCTGCGAACAGGATTTCCTACCGCTGCAACGCACCTGGGCCGCGATAGAATCGCGGGTGATGCCGCATGTCGGCGGCCTCAAATGGCTCAACTTCGGCGGTGGCCATCATGTCACGCGCGCCGACTATCAGGTCGACGATCTGATCGCCTTCCTGCACCGCATCAAGGCGCAAACCGGCCTTGAACTCTATATCGAACCCGGCGAAGCCATGGCGCTCGACGCGGGCATCCTGGTCGGCGAAATCCTTGACGTCATCGACAACGGCATGCCGGTCGCCATCACCGACATTTCCGCCACATGCCACATGCCCGACGTCATAGAGGCGCCATACCGCCCGGCGATGTTGCATGAGGAAGCTGACGGGCAACCGACGCGACTCGGCGGCCCGTCATGCCTCGCGGGCGACATCATCGGTGACTATCGAGTCCCCGGCGGCGCGACTCCGGGACGGCGTATCGCCTTCCTCGATCAGGCCCATTATTCGATGGTAAAGACCAACACATTCAACGGCGTGCCGCTGCCTGCCATTTGGCTATGGAATTCGAAAACCGACGAACTCAAGGAAATCCGCCGTTTTTCCTACGAGGATTTCAGGTCCCGTCTTTCCTGA